Part of the Oncorhynchus masou masou isolate Uvic2021 unplaced genomic scaffold, UVic_Omas_1.1 unplaced_scaffold_564, whole genome shotgun sequence genome is shown below.
ttccatgcagctccaggtgacagagaacacatcaattaggaccgagccaacaagctgatcaatgatactgaggagaattacatagagacagagaaccaactgagaaaacatatcaatggttctgaatgacaaccaatatacatcaacaccagacatcatgattcatggaaatgtacaagattaaaacattggattgaattttaattaataacaaatcagtttacagtttaaccagctcagcagaACCAGTGAGACCaaacccaggatagaggggctgagtgaatgtggtctggactctgtggaggagggtcattgtgtcagagacactgtagaaggacagagtacctgccttgtgatccaggtacactcctactctggaggactgagggcctgatactttagtcacaacattattgtgtctgaaacaaTAACCACCACCATAGTACTTTAAACTCCAGGACTTGTTATTGTGTCCAAATCCACCATCATCCTCTGTTCTGCTGATGTCTTTATATGAGACTGCTGTAACAACATCACCAGTccactccacctcccagtaacagcgtccagacagaccctctctacacagaaccTGCCACCAGTAggtgaatctgtctggatggacaggatatggttggacttggcctgtacaggtcacctttctgttccctttagacagagagaggtctgtgtgtgctgtgtttgggtccagtgtgagctgacaggaatctgggagaagagcagagaccaacgaggggagtcagaacaataagttaagtcagatactgtatctcccctgtctttgattagagcacagcagagatcaaatcagagaaatatgaggagtcagatagagacccagtctttgattagatctactattgctatatatttctagagggattgttaggagtgtcagtaaaaagagactgttagttacttcacaataaagagactcacattgtaacaactgttctctggtcttgggctctggaggcagtacaacatccactatattcactacagacacacaaacacattgacagagagagggaatgttatcatcagaccatattccacatgtatatgactagtagggaactttcaatggtctaaagttgatgttcttattgttttcaacacacctgtagtggagatcttggtccattctcctttaaggaagtcttctagtttctctctcagttcagacacagtctgactcacatctccaaagtactgaagaggacggacaacgatgctgggtaagtctgaagatacactgatactggagagagactgatacctctggagagagagagagagagagagactgatacctctggagagagagagagagagagagagagactgatacctctggagagagagagagagagaggagagagagagagagagactgatacctctggagagagagagagagagagagagagagactgatacctctggagagagagagagagagagagagagagagagagagagacggacagagagacatttcccatgaagttaatttcatatcacatgtaacaagacagtttagttacctggaggaaatggatgtgatcctctgtgtgtgagagctgctccagctcagtgcttctcttcctcagctcagcgatctcctgcttcagttgctccaggagtccttcagcttgactcacttgagccttctcttgggctctgatcagctccttcacctcagagctccttctctcaatggagcggatcagctcagtaaagatctgatcactgtcctccactgctgactgtgcagagcgctggagagacagagacagagagagagagggacagagagagagagaggggggacggacagagagagagagagggggacggacagagagagagaggggggacagacagagagagagacggacagacagagagagagaggggggacggacagagagagagaggggacggacagagagagagagaggggcggacagagagagagagggggacggacagaaagacagagtgaccgacggacagagagagagagaggggggaggacatagagagagagaggggcggacagagagagacagagagagagaggggcggacagagagagagagagagggggacagagagagacagagagagagagagggggacggacagagagagagagaggggcggacagagagagagagagagagagagggcggagagagagaggggcggacagagagagagagagagagaggggggacggacagagagagagagagagagagagaggatttggctaaaaatacttgaatcagtcatagagcccattgccctttatggttgtgaggtctggggtccgacaccaaccaagacttcacaaaatgggacaaacaccaaattgagactctgcacacagaattctgcaaaaatatcctccgtgtacaacgtagaacaccaaataatgcatgcagagcagaattagagccgatacccactaattatcaaaatccagaaaagagctgttaaattctataaccacctaaaaggaagcgattcccaaaccttccacaacaaagccgtcacctacagagagatgaacctggagaagagtcccctaagcaagctggtcctggggctctgttcacaaacacaccctacagagccccaggacagcagcacaattagacccaaccaaatcatgagaaaacaaaaagataattacttgacacattggaaagaattaacaaaaaaacagagcaaactagaatgctatttggccctacacagagagtacacagcggcagaatacctgaccactgcgactgacccaaaattaagggaagctttgactatgtacagactcagacgagatagccttgctattgagaaaggccgccgtaggacagacatggctctcaagagaagacaggctatgtgctcactgcccacaaaatgaggtggaaactgagctgcacttcctaacctcctgcccaatgtatgaccatattagagagacatatttccctcagattacacagatccacaaagaattcgaaaacaaatccaattttgaaaaactcccatatctactgggtgaaattccacagtgtgccatcagagcagcaagatttgtgacctgttgccacgagaaaagggcaaccagtgaagaacacgcaccattgtaaatacaacacatatctatgcttatttattttatcttgtgtccttaaccatttgtacattgtaaaaacactgtatatatatataatatgacatttgtgatgtctttattgttttgaaacttctgtatgtgtgatgtctactgttaatttttattgtttatttcactttatatattatctaccttacttgccttggcaatgttaacacatgttacccatgccattaaaaccccttgaattgaattgagacagagagacgagggcaatcagtgaggaacaaacaccattgtaaatacaacccatatctatgcttatttattttatcttgtgtccttaccatttgtaccttgtaaaaacactgtatatatatatatatataacatatgacatttgtaatgtctttattgttttgaaacttctgtatgtgtgatgtctactgttaatttttattgtttaccttacttgctttggcaatgttaacacatgtttcccatgccaataaagccctttgaattgaattgagacagagagagacagtagcctCTCTGCACCTCATTGAGTCAGACCAGGCCTTGTCCAGAACacctctggacagacaggtacagaacacctcttggtcctgctctactctcccccctcctggacagacaggtacaggacacctcttggtcctgctctactctccccctcctggacagacaggtacagaacacctcttggtcctgctctactctcctccctcctggacagacaggtacagaacacctcttggtcctgctctactctcctctcctccctcctggacagacaggtacagaacacctcttggtcctgctctactctcctctcctccctcctggacagacaggtacagaacacctcttggtcctgctctactctcctccctcctggacagacaggtacagaacacctcttggtcctgctctactctccccctcctggacagacaggtacagaacacctcttggtcctgctctactctccccctcctggacagacaggtacaggacacctcttggtcctgctctactctccccctcctggacagacaggtacaggacacctcttggtcctgctctactctccccctcctggacagacaggtacagaacacctcttggtcctgctctactctcctctcctccctcctggacagacaggtacagaacacctcttggtcctgctctactctcctccctcctggacagacaggtacagaacacctcttggtcctgctctactctcctccctcctggacagacaggtacagaacacctcttagtcctgctctactctcctccccctggacagacaggtacagaacacctcttggtcctgctctactctcctccctcctggacagacaggtacagaacacctcttggtatatcatatatatatatatctcatatcATCATTCAGAACTTTAAGCATATCTTTGGGAGGACGTCCAGCCTGTTTGACAAAGATAAACAAAGATTTTTTGCATTTTTTTGCTGacaaaataatcaaatgtaatgttttttaccAAAAACTCTACATGGAAAGCAGAAAGCTGTGAtcaattaaatacaacgttaataTCTagttatctgtgtcatttatagcctggcacagatagtaaaactacattaaatacaacgttaactagatattatctgtgtcatttatagcctggcacagatagtaaaactactgtagcgacccgcacagacagctgtgtgttatgtgttcggctagtagctggttgtgttgtacttaccagttcccagtgttcgcggggtccgacatgccaatcaacctgctatctgccaatcacaggaatgcctgggatgttctgatgccgggcatcctggtggttggcggagtggcgtggagggggcggggcattggaagttaagcttcagcctttgttctctctctgacgtctgggcttcacaagagaaggtcccgattggcttgtggggtatctttcatttatttggcgtgagctcaggccaaacagtagcctgtgtaaagttgctaataaaccgtcaattcgtaactcaatcctctgtctggacaattgttcctttatgatcgagtcaggtcattacactacattaaatacaacgttaactagatatcatCGCCACATAACTTATGTCGAATTTAAAAGGCACCGTTACCGTTAGTAACGTCTGTTACACTGTAACTTACAGGCAGCCTCACATAAAAACCTATTGGTTAACAAAGCTTTGATTATGACCAAAGTCTATAGTAgtgaaaactctctctctctattctaacttACCACACATTCACATCACTGCCTCGACATGAATGTGACCTGTCAGAGCCGTTTCCTGTCCGTTAACCGTTAACAGTCTCGAGCCACAGCTTAACCAATGAGCTACAAGGAGGACTGACAGTCACGAGCGgtgcagcagcctctgcagcagcagcctccccGGGTCCTAGTGCCCGCCCGGTAAGACGGTTAAGATGCGATGGAACGgttgacggagagaaaataaatcaGAGAAAATATATTGACTGATATTGAATTGTTTAGGGAAGCTTTAGCTTTGGCTTTAATACATtctgaaaatacttgaaaataaaaataatagttgccctcctcaggaacaacaaaatcctcacagaccaacttcttcttctatgatataatggaGGTCCTCAAATCTTATTTTGGGGATATGGAGGCGTCTCGTGTGGCCAATAGCCTGgggaaatgcatagcgccaaattcaaataatacgcgataaaactcaaactttcattaaatcacacatgcagggtactcaattaaagctacactcgttgtgaatccagccaacatgtcagattttaaaaatgcttttcggcgaaagcatgagaagctattatctgatagcatgcacccccctgAACCACCTGAACGAGATGTAAACAAATGAATGAGCgtcgccggcgctacacaaaacgctgaaataatatataaaacatgcattacctttgacgagcttctttgttggcactccaatatgtcccataaacatcacaattggtccttttttttcgattaattccgtccatgttttcccaaaatgtccatttataaagcccgttttgatccagaaaaaaacagctttccaaaacgcaacgtcatgacaaaacatttaaaagTTGCTTAAAACTATGCCAAaatacttcaaactacttttgtaatccaactttaggtatttttaaacgttaataatcgatcaaattgttgacggggcgatctgtattcaataacagcAAGTCAACAATACATGCACGGTTTTCTCTCTTCCATAACATAATCCACAGTGTAACCTCTGCCTCTTCTtcgtttcaccaatgattaacttcaacccaaagactggtgacatcctgtggaagttgtaggaactgtaaactgggcgctatctaatttcccttgACAAAGACAATTCAGGGAACTGCCAGAGGGATTTTTGTttttctgaacagtttttccttgggcttttgcctgctacataagttctgttatagtcacagacatgattgaaacagttttagaaacttcagagtgttttctatccacacatactaatcatatactatagtcctggcatgagtagcaggaagttgaacaaCAAAACCCACATGCTTTTTATCAAAAGGTAAAAATGCTGCACCCTATCCTTTAAGAGGTGTGGTCCACAAACCAACATTAAAACCCTCACAGACCAacttcttctatgatataatggaGGTCCTCAAACCATTGTTAAAGGTGCATGGCGCCACCTACTGTGGTGGAGTGTGTTCAATCACGGTTTACACCTCTAAATCCTCCTACCGAACTCAGTACTTCTGAGAAAATAAAAGAGTCCTACTAACTTCTAATAgaccctcccccatcccccaaaTCACTtccaagtgtaatgtttactgttcatttctgattgtttatttcacttttgtttattgtctatttcacatgctttggcaatgtaaacatatatttccatgccaataaagccctatgaatttaattcaattgagagagagacagttccatTTTAATGTATAGGGGACATGAGTCGTCATGGTTACTCATGGTTATGTGATGAGGCAGCCCAGTCGGTTACATGAACCAGTCTATTCTCTGAAAGGGGTCCAGACAGCCTGTTCCCAACAGTGGGGTCAGTGGGATTGGACaggggcccctctctctctctctctgactggaggagagaagtgaaatggtgtgtctcctctggtcaacaatactcaccttgaaagactccacagcctgttggagctccttcagctccttctctctctcctggaatcTCTGCTGGACCTTCTGCTGACTCATCCCCAGCTGCCTCTGTGGAGAATCACTCTTCAATGAGCTATCAAGCTTTATTAGTCCAGTAGATCAATAGTATAGTAATGTGACATAGGACCCATAGAGAGGTAGGTCAACAATCCTGAGGAAGTCCCTTTACAATATGATATTATGTTGCTATGTGAATGATTATAGTTTTTATGGTAGGCCTACATGTATCAAGGGGTTGAGACTGAACTTTGGACTCATAAAAAGCCATTCAAAATGATTATAGTGATTGACTTTAGAAAATGGTGATGCATTTGGAGAATCTGGGTTAACATATCTATATACTCAAGGTTTGTGTTCATATTTGTTCTGCTGTGGATCTATTTCATTTGAGTGATCTCATATTCAAACAGATTTAGTTCCTACTGTATCTTTAATTCTTAGTTTATCAGACAGCCACCAACAAGTGGTTCTGGTCTTACCTGTTTCTcagtcctctctgctgcagctgACACTGTATCATGGCCTTTATGTTCATCCATTGTACACAGATAACAGATACACTGCTGATCGGTACGACAGTAAACCTCCAGCAGTTTGTCATGATGAGAACAGATCTTCTCCTGTAGTTGTGCGGTGGCTTTGACCAGCTTGTGCTTCTTGAAACCAGGAAATTCATAGTGAGGTTGGAGGTGAGTGTCACAGTAAGAGGCCAGACACGCCAGACAGGACATGAGGGCTTTCTGCTTTCTGGTCCCAGTGCAGAAATCACACgccacatctccaggtccagcatagcacagagcaggagggggagcagcctggagtcctgtcttcctcagtttctccaccagctcagccaacatgttatttttcctcaGATTAGGCCTTGAAGTgaaggtctctctgcactgaggacagctatagacccctttcagatcatcctgatcccagcagccctcaatacagctcctacagtaactgtgtccacagggaatagtgaccggctccttcagtagatccagacagacagaacaacagaactggtcCTGGTCCAGCAGATCTCCCTGTTGAGCCATTTGGACGGTTgttcactctcacacagacagacgagacagagacTCAGATCAGTTTCGTTTCCTCAGAAGAGCGTTTGTGGGAAGGGGAGGGACTTCCTGGTTCTGCCAGAGGGGTGGGGTtagaaggagggaggggttagaggattggaggaagagagagggaactgCATGCAACAGCAAGAGGAGACAAATAGTTTTGTTCCAAGGTAAGAGCCCTTAACATGGAACAAATGACATCATGAATCTTAAAATGTGAATTGTTAGAATATATGAAGGGTAACAGTTTCTATGAAGTACGTATGTATCATTATTTTAATGAcctttataatgccttataatacacctatgtgttgtaattaatcaataaggactgaggaggtgtggtatatagttaatatacagtaccacagataaggattgaggaggtgtggtatatagttaatatacagtaccacggataaggactgaggaggtaaGGTATgtagtttatatacagtaccacggATAAGGACTGTTCTTAGAAAAGACACAAACGCAGATTGAGAATTATCTAACACTTTCAAAAATACAATCAAACTTTAAAAatagccataagggagactagatacagtggggcaaaaagtatttcgtcagccaccaattgtgcaagttctcccacttaaaaagatgagaggcctgtaattttcatcatatgtacacttcaactatgacagacaaaatgagaaaaaatccagaaaatcacatttaatCACATTTAATGaagttatttgcaaattat
Proteins encoded:
- the LOC135536156 gene encoding tripartite motif-containing protein 16-like, with protein sequence MAQQGDLLDQDQFCCSVCLDLLKEPVTIPCGHSYCRSCIEGCWDQDDLKGVYSCPQCRETFTSRPNLRKNNMLAELVEKLRKTGLQAAPPPALCYAGPGDVACDFCTGTRKQKALMSCLACLASYCDTHLQPHYEFPGFKKHKLVKATAQLQEKICSHHDKLLEVYCRTDQQCICYLCTMDEHKGHDTVSAAAERTEKQRQLGMSQQKVQQRFQEREKELKELQQAVESFKRSAQSAVEDSDQIFTELIRSIERRSSEVKELIRAQEKAQVSQAEGLLEQLKQEIAELRKRSTELEQLSHTEDHIHFLQRYQSLSSISVSSDLPSIVVRPLQYFGDVSQTVSELREKLEDFLKGEWTKISTTVNIVDVVLPPEPKTREQLLQYSCQLTLDPNTAHTDLSLSKGNRKVTCTGQVQPYPVHPDRFTYWWQVLCREGLSGRCYWEVEWTGDVVTAVSYKDISRTEDDGGFGHNNKSWSLKYYGGGYCFRHNNVVTKVSGPQSSRVGVYLDHKAGTLSFYSVSDTMTLLHRVQTTFTQPLYPGFGLTGSAELVKL